A genomic region of Paramormyrops kingsleyae isolate MSU_618 chromosome 19, PKINGS_0.4, whole genome shotgun sequence contains the following coding sequences:
- the LOC111836745 gene encoding fos-related antigen 2-like isoform X2 produces the protein MPVSSSAFIPTVNAITSSPDLQWMVQPTVITTMPSPRHRMHLYDQPGPLGHTRPGVICSVGVTRGRCKREEQLTPEEEEKRRLRRERNKMAAAKCRSRRKELTDQLQGETEKLEEEKAGLQKEIETLQMERDKLELVLVSHRSICQLPSDDHPQEELSGALPASRTSKAVAVKQEPLDLYDHRALSHKHQLSVIKPTSTEGRVIRVCSPDRSNLHSPAVVSSTPALTAAEPSSAFACPGLPEQDSSWPGSEACSRHPSMQQTLDSLRPPSFMPL, from the exons ATGCCTGTGTCTAGCAGTGCCTTCATCCCCACGGTAAATGCCATAACCTCCAGCCCAGACCTCCAATGGATGGTCCAGCCCACGGTCATCACCACCATGCCCAGTCCCAGGCACAGAATGCATCTCTACGACCAGCCTGGTCCGTTGGGACACACCCGGCCTGGTGTCATTTGCTCCGTTGGTGTCACTCGTGGGCGGTGCAAACGGGAAGAGCAG CTCACCCCAGAAGAAGAAGAGAAGAGGCGACTAAGACGTGAAAGGAACAAGATGGCGGCTGCAAAGTGCCGCAGTCGCAGGAAAGAGCTGACTGATCAACTCCAGGGG GAGACGGAGAAGCTGGAGGAAGAGAAAGCCGGACTTCAGAAAGAGATCGAGACCTTGCAGATGGAAAGGGACAAGCTGGAGCTGGTGCTTGTGTCACACAGGTCAATCTGTCAGCTCCCCAGTGATGACCATCCTCAGGAAGAGCTATCCGGTGCACTGCCAGCAAGCCGCACTTCGAAAGCAGTAGCGGTGAAGCAGGAACCCTTGGATCTCTATGACCATAGGGCATTATCCCATAAGCACCAGCTCTCTGTCATCAAGCCCACATCCACAGAAGGGAGAGTGATCCGGGTGTGTTCCCCTGACAGGAGCAATTTGCATAGCCCTGCTGTAGTTTCTTCTACTCCAGCTCTCACAGCAGCAGAGCCCAGCTCTGCATTTGCCTGCCCTGGTCTACCAGAGCAGGACAGCTCCTGGCCTGGTTCGGAGGCCTGCTCTAGGCATCCCAGCATGCAGCAGACTCTGGACTCCCTTCGCCCTCCTTCCTTCATGCCTCTCTGA
- the LOC111836745 gene encoding fos-related antigen 2-like isoform X1: MIPHRDAGSRPYLYRVAASQSLLRVNPGPPAAALKLLPLTSPTSPDLQWMVQPTVITTMPSPRHRMHLYDQPGPLGHTRPGVICSVGVTRGRCKREEQLTPEEEEKRRLRRERNKMAAAKCRSRRKELTDQLQGETEKLEEEKAGLQKEIETLQMERDKLELVLVSHRSICQLPSDDHPQEELSGALPASRTSKAVAVKQEPLDLYDHRALSHKHQLSVIKPTSTEGRVIRVCSPDRSNLHSPAVVSSTPALTAAEPSSAFACPGLPEQDSSWPGSEACSRHPSMQQTLDSLRPPSFMPL, from the exons ATGATCCCACACCGCGACGCAGGATCACGCCCGTATCTGTACCGCGTCGCCGCTTCGCAGTCGCTTCTCCGGGTGAACCCTGGTCCTCCAGCGGCAGCATTGAAACTCTTACCTCTAACTTCACCTACCAG CCCAGACCTCCAATGGATGGTCCAGCCCACGGTCATCACCACCATGCCCAGTCCCAGGCACAGAATGCATCTCTACGACCAGCCTGGTCCGTTGGGACACACCCGGCCTGGTGTCATTTGCTCCGTTGGTGTCACTCGTGGGCGGTGCAAACGGGAAGAGCAG CTCACCCCAGAAGAAGAAGAGAAGAGGCGACTAAGACGTGAAAGGAACAAGATGGCGGCTGCAAAGTGCCGCAGTCGCAGGAAAGAGCTGACTGATCAACTCCAGGGG GAGACGGAGAAGCTGGAGGAAGAGAAAGCCGGACTTCAGAAAGAGATCGAGACCTTGCAGATGGAAAGGGACAAGCTGGAGCTGGTGCTTGTGTCACACAGGTCAATCTGTCAGCTCCCCAGTGATGACCATCCTCAGGAAGAGCTATCCGGTGCACTGCCAGCAAGCCGCACTTCGAAAGCAGTAGCGGTGAAGCAGGAACCCTTGGATCTCTATGACCATAGGGCATTATCCCATAAGCACCAGCTCTCTGTCATCAAGCCCACATCCACAGAAGGGAGAGTGATCCGGGTGTGTTCCCCTGACAGGAGCAATTTGCATAGCCCTGCTGTAGTTTCTTCTACTCCAGCTCTCACAGCAGCAGAGCCCAGCTCTGCATTTGCCTGCCCTGGTCTACCAGAGCAGGACAGCTCCTGGCCTGGTTCGGAGGCCTGCTCTAGGCATCCCAGCATGCAGCAGACTCTGGACTCCCTTCGCCCTCCTTCCTTCATGCCTCTCTGA